In Streptomyces sp. SN-593, a single genomic region encodes these proteins:
- a CDS encoding RICIN domain-containing protein, whose protein sequence is MDRRTFLRGGAAALGTVAFAGRMVTSSWAAGGGPGVVLVGDTSGGGLYHPYPAGLTRTPFLKLPTGSVTASGWLAQQLALEVDGIAGRYDEVSHFLDTSTTGWFHPSQVGWEEVPYWVRGLTSLAGVTGDAGLRAKADTWVNGVLATGQSDGFFGPTSLRTSLGGGPDFWPFMPMLQALCTYQEYTGDSRIVPFLTKFFGYQNTFGASAFNQSWGSVRWATTLHALHWLFARTGSSALLGLADKIHQYGANYVDNLPSLHNVNLAQGFTEPAFAALRGNAALTQATYQDYATIQGTYGQFSGGGFAGDENARPGYGDPRQGFETCGIVEYMQSFESMVRMTGDPSWADGTETLAFNSLPASMEPGHTSLHYATAANQVQLDDYDKTLHQFDNTFSMQAYLLGVDKYRCCPHNYGQGWAYFTENAWLATADNGLAAVLYAPTKVTAKVGSAGTAVTVTETTNYPFTDSVSLVLALSGSVAFPLYLRVPAWCGKPSVKVNGTSVGASGGAGFVAVNRTWKNGDTVAVSFPMEVATTTWTQNHDALSVHRGPLTYSLRIGQNFLRTGDTSSHWAEYEVFPTSAWNYGLVPGTFTATTTGASGNPFTPEGTPVAMTAQARPIPNWQADTQDVVSTLQPSPVATSEPAATVTLIPMGAAALRITSFPTVGSGGREWQLPATPSASWCWSGDTVNALNSAYTPSSSYDQSHPRFTWWDHTGTSEWVQYGYAAPVTVSGASVYWYDDTGHGQCRVPASWHVEYQAGDGSWRQVSGAGAYGTAVNGFNAVSFTPVTTKAVRVVAQLAPGVSAGILQWDVTARQAAVAAGTWYRVQNKNSGKVLGVDGMSTADSANVVQFTDNGTADHDWQFTSAGDNRFTVKNRNSGLLLAVAGASQADSAQVQQYHDNGTADHYWHLVDNGDGWFRIRNGNSGLVLGVDGMSTADSARVVQFEDSRTDDHLWRFL, encoded by the coding sequence ATGGATCGTCGTACCTTCCTTCGAGGCGGCGCCGCCGCCCTCGGCACCGTGGCGTTCGCCGGCCGCATGGTCACCTCCTCCTGGGCCGCCGGCGGCGGCCCGGGGGTGGTGCTGGTCGGCGACACGTCCGGCGGCGGCCTGTACCACCCGTATCCGGCGGGGCTGACCCGCACCCCGTTCCTGAAGCTGCCCACGGGCAGTGTCACCGCGTCGGGCTGGCTGGCGCAGCAACTCGCCCTGGAGGTCGACGGGATCGCCGGCCGCTACGACGAGGTGTCGCACTTCCTGGACACCTCGACCACCGGCTGGTTCCACCCGTCGCAGGTCGGCTGGGAGGAAGTGCCGTACTGGGTCCGGGGGTTGACCTCGCTCGCCGGGGTGACCGGGGACGCGGGCCTGCGCGCGAAGGCCGACACGTGGGTGAACGGGGTACTGGCGACGGGGCAGTCGGACGGCTTCTTCGGACCGACGTCGCTGCGCACCTCGCTCGGCGGCGGGCCGGACTTCTGGCCGTTCATGCCGATGCTCCAGGCGCTGTGCACCTACCAGGAGTACACCGGTGACAGCCGGATCGTGCCGTTCCTGACGAAGTTCTTCGGCTACCAGAACACGTTCGGCGCCTCGGCGTTCAACCAGAGCTGGGGTTCGGTGCGGTGGGCGACGACGCTGCACGCGCTGCACTGGCTGTTCGCCCGGACCGGGAGCAGCGCGCTGCTGGGGCTGGCGGACAAGATCCACCAGTACGGCGCGAACTACGTGGACAACCTGCCGTCGCTGCACAACGTGAACCTGGCGCAGGGCTTCACCGAGCCGGCCTTCGCCGCGCTGCGCGGGAACGCGGCGCTGACCCAGGCGACCTACCAGGACTACGCGACGATCCAGGGCACCTACGGGCAGTTCAGCGGCGGCGGGTTCGCCGGCGACGAGAACGCCCGCCCCGGGTACGGCGATCCGCGGCAGGGCTTCGAGACCTGCGGGATCGTGGAGTACATGCAGAGCTTCGAGTCGATGGTGCGGATGACCGGCGACCCGAGCTGGGCCGACGGCACCGAGACGCTGGCGTTCAACTCGCTGCCGGCCTCGATGGAGCCGGGCCACACCTCGCTGCACTACGCCACCGCGGCGAACCAGGTGCAGTTGGACGACTACGACAAGACGCTGCACCAGTTCGACAACACCTTCTCGATGCAGGCGTACCTGCTGGGCGTCGACAAGTACCGCTGCTGCCCGCACAACTACGGCCAGGGGTGGGCGTACTTCACCGAGAACGCGTGGCTGGCGACGGCGGACAACGGGCTGGCCGCGGTGCTGTACGCGCCGACGAAGGTGACCGCGAAGGTCGGCTCGGCGGGCACCGCGGTGACCGTCACCGAGACCACGAACTACCCGTTCACCGACAGCGTCTCGCTGGTGCTGGCGCTGTCCGGCAGCGTGGCCTTCCCGCTCTACCTCAGGGTCCCGGCCTGGTGCGGCAAGCCGTCGGTGAAGGTCAACGGGACCTCGGTGGGCGCGTCGGGCGGCGCGGGCTTCGTGGCGGTGAACCGCACCTGGAAGAACGGCGACACGGTCGCCGTCTCGTTCCCGATGGAGGTCGCCACCACCACCTGGACGCAGAACCACGACGCGCTGTCGGTGCACCGCGGCCCGCTGACGTACTCGCTGCGGATCGGCCAGAACTTCCTGCGGACCGGTGACACGTCCTCGCACTGGGCGGAGTACGAGGTCTTCCCGACCTCGGCGTGGAACTACGGCCTGGTGCCCGGCACGTTCACGGCCACCACCACCGGGGCGAGCGGCAACCCGTTCACCCCGGAGGGCACGCCGGTGGCGATGACCGCGCAGGCCCGGCCGATCCCCAACTGGCAGGCGGACACGCAGGACGTGGTGTCCACGCTCCAGCCGAGCCCGGTGGCGACGTCGGAGCCGGCCGCCACGGTGACGCTGATCCCGATGGGCGCGGCCGCGCTGCGGATCACCTCCTTCCCCACCGTCGGTTCCGGCGGCCGCGAGTGGCAGCTCCCGGCCACCCCGTCGGCCTCCTGGTGCTGGTCGGGCGACACCGTGAACGCCCTCAACAGCGCCTACACGCCCAGCAGTTCCTACGACCAGTCGCACCCGCGGTTCACCTGGTGGGACCACACGGGCACCAGCGAGTGGGTGCAGTACGGCTACGCCGCGCCGGTGACGGTCTCGGGAGCGTCGGTCTACTGGTACGACGACACCGGGCACGGCCAGTGCCGGGTGCCGGCCTCCTGGCACGTGGAGTACCAGGCCGGGGACGGGTCGTGGCGGCAGGTGTCGGGCGCGGGCGCGTACGGCACGGCGGTGAACGGCTTCAACGCGGTGTCGTTCACGCCGGTGACGACCAAGGCGGTGCGGGTGGTGGCGCAGCTCGCGCCGGGGGTGTCGGCGGGCATCCTGCAATGGGACGTGACGGCGCGTCAGGCGGCGGTGGCGGCCGGCACCTGGTACCGGGTGCAGAACAAGAACAGCGGCAAGGTGCTCGGGGTGGACGGCATGTCGACGGCCGACAGCGCGAACGTCGTGCAGTTCACGGACAACGGGACCGCGGACCACGACTGGCAGTTCACCTCGGCGGGCGACAACCGCTTCACCGTGAAGAACCGCAACAGCGGGCTGCTGCTGGCCGTCGCGGGCGCCTCGCAGGCCGACAGCGCGCAGGTGCAGCAGTACCACGACAACGGGACGGCCGACCACTACTGGCACCTGGTCGACAACGGTGACGGCTGGTTCCGGATCCGCAACGGCAACAGCGGCCTGGTGCTGGGCGTCGACGGCATGTCCACCGCCGACAGCGCGAGGGTCGTCCAGTTCGAGGACAGCAGGACCGACGACCACCTGTGGCGCTTCCTGTAG
- a CDS encoding ABC transporter substrate-binding protein, with the protein MNVSFRARTAAAVLTAGLCLAASACTNSGNDSSGSDKAAATDNTAAAQQTASPTAGADGPACTYQTYGGGVPKLDITDGKTIVGFSQSESTSNPFRATETKSIEAEAKAKGVKLIERNANADVNAQNSQIEDMIAQGAKVLIVAPENSDGLGPALAQAKSKKIPVLTIDRTVTGTACGDFVAFIGSDFYGQAQIAADDLGTATGGTAHVAVLTGTPGNNVSTDRTKGFDDEVKKKYPNIKVVASQTANFTQTDGQKVMEQLLQAHSDINAVYAENDEMALGALQAIKSAGKTPGKDIKVVSIDGTQQAVQDVASGALVADIETNPRFGPLAIQSLVDFYGTAGVSANVIIKDGHFTADNAKQALSQGLVY; encoded by the coding sequence ATGAACGTCTCCTTCCGGGCCAGGACCGCCGCCGCGGTACTCACCGCCGGCCTGTGCCTGGCCGCGAGCGCCTGCACCAACTCCGGCAACGACTCTTCCGGTTCGGACAAGGCCGCGGCCACGGACAACACCGCGGCCGCCCAGCAGACCGCCTCGCCCACGGCCGGCGCCGACGGCCCCGCCTGCACCTACCAGACCTACGGCGGCGGCGTCCCGAAGCTGGACATCACCGACGGCAAGACCATCGTCGGGTTCTCCCAGTCCGAGTCGACGAGCAACCCCTTCCGCGCCACCGAGACCAAGAGCATCGAGGCGGAGGCCAAGGCCAAGGGCGTCAAGCTGATCGAGCGGAACGCCAACGCGGACGTCAACGCGCAGAACTCGCAGATCGAGGACATGATCGCGCAGGGCGCCAAGGTGCTGATCGTGGCGCCGGAGAACTCCGACGGGCTCGGCCCGGCGCTCGCGCAGGCCAAGTCGAAGAAGATCCCGGTGCTCACCATCGACCGGACCGTCACCGGCACCGCCTGCGGCGACTTCGTCGCGTTCATCGGCTCGGACTTCTACGGGCAGGCCCAGATCGCCGCCGACGACCTCGGCACGGCGACCGGCGGCACCGCCCACGTCGCGGTCCTCACCGGGACGCCGGGCAACAACGTCTCGACCGACCGGACCAAGGGCTTCGACGACGAGGTCAAGAAGAAGTACCCGAACATCAAGGTCGTCGCCTCGCAGACCGCCAACTTCACCCAGACCGACGGCCAGAAGGTGATGGAGCAGCTCCTCCAGGCCCACTCGGACATCAACGCGGTCTACGCGGAGAACGACGAGATGGCGCTCGGCGCGCTCCAGGCGATCAAGTCCGCCGGCAAGACCCCGGGCAAGGACATCAAGGTCGTCTCCATCGACGGCACCCAGCAGGCGGTCCAGGACGTGGCGTCCGGCGCGCTGGTGGCCGACATCGAGACCAACCCGCGGTTCGGCCCGCTGGCGATCCAGTCGCTGGTGGACTTCTACGGCACCGCGGGGGTGTCCGCGAACGTCATCATCAAGGACGGGCACTTCACCGCGGACAACGCCAAGCAGGCGCTCTCCCAGGGCCTGGTGTACTGA
- a CDS encoding glutaminase domain-containing protein: MTSDDTRSPHPGRRELLKWSGALTAAAATGGWFAAGPAAAASAGATPAAAPLDAHAAAAAASTFAPLRPPAVPLAVRSPYLSTWVAADNLAGTWSSFWNGHVTALCGLARIDGTGYVFAGSPNLPAGPALTTMQQLSLQLTATRSIYQVSGGGVTLTVTFFSPVDLGNLQRQSVPLSYVTVQAQSNDGKAHAVDVHLDVSGEWVHGDTSTQITWAQQQAGSMTVLTAQPAAPGVLQEHGDQASWGQLVFAATGSGLTWQIGQDTVVRAASAGGGRLAGTVDGAQPRAISDRWPVLGLNRDFGTVSPGTASAEFTVTLGHVRTPAVSYLGTQLQPWWTHYWSSWTDMVQWFDADHAAALSAMTALEQRIHDDAVAAAGGGTTGDHYAAVCALALRQAVAGTELVDRGGSPWAFLKEISSDGNMSTIDVTYPAFPAYLYLSPAYLRLLLEPLLDYAEHGGWPKGFAEHDLGSSYPNAAGHNDGNEEDMPVEESADILVMAAAVVQRLSAADAASFATTHYTILRQWAEYLVSNALDPGYQNQTDDFTGFIAHSANLALKGIVGIGAMGVVARAAGNGADAARYATLSRSYISQWTTLAADSSGKHLKLAYDQDGTWSLKYNGFADKLLGLDLVPTGTAAAEASWYAANAGAYGVVLDPRNDYTKADWEVWTAAWLSDHGPTRDALVNGVYGYAGATPQRVPFSDWYTVASAAQRGFQDRPVVGGMFALALRPASSTVVWCRIQNRNSGKVLAVSGMSLADSAEVTQYTDNGTADHVWTLLDNGGGTVRIVNRNSGKVLAVHDQSLDDGAHVQQYQDNGTPDHVWRIVDNGDGWSKIVNVRSGRLLAVDGASTADSAQVTQWNDNGTTDHLWRMI, from the coding sequence GTGACATCCGACGACACCCGCTCCCCCCACCCCGGTCGCCGCGAACTGCTCAAGTGGAGCGGCGCGTTGACCGCGGCCGCCGCGACCGGAGGGTGGTTCGCCGCGGGCCCGGCCGCCGCCGCGTCCGCCGGCGCCACGCCCGCGGCGGCACCGCTCGACGCGCACGCCGCGGCCGCGGCCGCCTCCACGTTCGCGCCGCTGCGGCCGCCGGCGGTCCCGCTCGCGGTCCGCTCGCCCTACCTGTCCACCTGGGTGGCCGCCGACAACCTCGCGGGGACCTGGTCCAGCTTCTGGAACGGCCACGTCACCGCGCTGTGCGGCCTCGCCCGGATCGACGGCACCGGCTACGTCTTCGCCGGCTCGCCCAACCTGCCCGCCGGCCCGGCGCTGACCACGATGCAGCAGCTCTCCCTCCAACTCACCGCCACCCGCTCGATCTACCAGGTGAGCGGCGGCGGGGTGACACTGACCGTCACGTTCTTCTCCCCCGTCGACCTCGGCAACCTCCAGCGGCAGTCCGTGCCGCTGTCGTACGTGACGGTGCAGGCGCAGAGCAACGACGGGAAGGCGCACGCGGTGGACGTGCACCTGGACGTGTCCGGCGAGTGGGTACACGGCGACACCTCGACGCAGATCACCTGGGCGCAGCAGCAGGCCGGCTCGATGACGGTGCTCACCGCGCAGCCGGCGGCGCCGGGCGTGCTCCAGGAGCACGGCGACCAGGCGTCGTGGGGGCAGTTGGTGTTCGCCGCGACCGGCTCGGGGCTGACCTGGCAGATCGGGCAGGACACGGTGGTGCGCGCCGCGTCGGCCGGCGGCGGCCGGCTGGCCGGGACGGTGGACGGCGCACAGCCGCGGGCGATCAGCGACCGCTGGCCGGTGCTGGGGCTGAACCGCGACTTCGGCACCGTCAGCCCGGGTACCGCGTCGGCGGAGTTCACGGTGACGCTCGGGCATGTGCGGACCCCGGCGGTGAGTTACCTCGGCACGCAGTTGCAGCCGTGGTGGACGCACTACTGGTCGTCGTGGACGGACATGGTGCAGTGGTTCGACGCCGACCACGCGGCGGCGCTGTCGGCGATGACGGCGCTGGAGCAGCGCATCCACGACGACGCGGTCGCCGCGGCCGGGGGCGGGACCACCGGGGACCACTACGCGGCGGTGTGCGCGCTGGCGCTGCGGCAGGCGGTGGCGGGCACCGAGCTGGTGGACCGGGGCGGCAGCCCGTGGGCGTTCCTGAAGGAGATCTCCTCCGACGGCAACATGTCCACGATCGACGTGACGTATCCGGCCTTCCCGGCGTACCTGTACCTGTCCCCCGCCTACCTCCGGCTGCTGCTGGAGCCGCTGCTCGACTACGCCGAGCACGGCGGCTGGCCGAAGGGGTTCGCCGAGCACGACCTCGGTTCGTCGTACCCCAACGCGGCCGGGCACAACGACGGCAACGAGGAGGACATGCCGGTCGAGGAGTCGGCGGACATCCTGGTCATGGCGGCGGCGGTGGTCCAGCGGCTGTCCGCGGCGGACGCGGCGTCGTTCGCCACCACCCACTACACGATCCTGCGGCAGTGGGCGGAGTACCTGGTGTCCAACGCGCTGGACCCGGGGTACCAGAACCAGACCGACGACTTCACCGGCTTCATCGCGCACAGCGCGAACCTCGCGCTCAAGGGCATCGTCGGGATCGGCGCGATGGGCGTGGTGGCGCGGGCGGCGGGCAACGGCGCCGACGCCGCGCGGTACGCGACGCTCTCGCGCAGCTACATCAGCCAGTGGACGACGCTCGCGGCGGACTCCTCGGGCAAGCACCTCAAGCTCGCCTACGACCAGGACGGCACCTGGAGCCTGAAGTACAACGGCTTCGCCGACAAGCTGCTCGGCCTGGACCTGGTGCCGACCGGGACCGCGGCGGCGGAGGCGTCCTGGTACGCGGCGAACGCGGGCGCGTACGGGGTGGTCCTGGACCCGCGCAACGACTACACCAAGGCCGACTGGGAGGTGTGGACCGCGGCGTGGCTGTCCGACCACGGCCCCACCCGTGACGCGCTGGTGAACGGGGTGTACGGGTACGCGGGCGCCACGCCGCAGCGGGTGCCGTTCAGCGACTGGTACACGGTGGCGAGCGCGGCGCAGCGCGGCTTCCAGGATCGGCCGGTGGTCGGCGGGATGTTCGCGCTGGCCCTGCGGCCGGCGTCCTCGACCGTGGTGTGGTGCCGCATCCAGAACCGGAACTCCGGGAAGGTGCTGGCCGTCTCGGGGATGTCGCTGGCGGACTCGGCCGAGGTCACGCAGTACACCGACAACGGCACCGCGGACCACGTGTGGACGCTGCTGGACAACGGCGGCGGCACGGTGCGGATCGTCAACCGCAACAGCGGGAAGGTGCTGGCCGTCCACGACCAGAGCCTGGACGACGGGGCGCACGTCCAGCAGTACCAGGACAACGGGACCCCGGACCACGTCTGGCGGATCGTCGACAACGGGGACGGCTGGTCGAAGATCGTCAACGTCCGCTCGGGCAGGCTGCTCGCCGTGGACGGCGCCTCCACCGCCGACAGCGCGCAGGTCACGCAGTGGAACGACAACGGGACCACCGACCACCTGTGGCGCATGATCTGA
- a CDS encoding tetratricopeptide repeat protein: MDDRQPNDGLKRLYAATGWTLRQFAQEVNKVATERGRPTRYQPPSVHQWLDGHMPKEAARPLVLEALARRLQRPVTHAEAGFPAPASAPASAHDSRDASTVEGLLDLGRQDMDPSRRNILGASLFSVALAVPGWQDVVGRMESTGSGQAQRIGMADVDSVVAMTERLSDLDDEFGGRYARPMAAAFLVNIVAPYLKATAPENVRRAMMSAASFLCYLTGWMAVDEGLHGTAQQYYTRGLKLAGASHDHLTYCHIMRGMSVQSVDLGHGPTAVKWAEAASEASPAAGPRMAAFMSGQQAHSYAVAGERHNALNSIRRTEVSMSRAESQSRTFGGYSPATLAYHTAQVRYALGDVAGSVESLQLHFRLREPANESHRSGMRFTSMLAKRQLALGHLDAACATWNEVLDDYPSIQSGRVDEHLREMARSLRPHTKNATARHLYERARVVAPALFDAQRPTT, encoded by the coding sequence ATGGACGACCGGCAGCCGAACGACGGCCTCAAGCGGCTGTACGCCGCCACGGGTTGGACGCTGCGGCAGTTCGCCCAGGAGGTCAACAAGGTCGCCACGGAGCGCGGGAGGCCCACGCGCTACCAACCACCCTCCGTGCACCAGTGGCTGGACGGCCACATGCCCAAGGAGGCTGCCCGCCCCCTCGTTCTGGAGGCCCTGGCCCGCCGCCTCCAACGCCCGGTCACCCACGCGGAAGCGGGCTTCCCCGCGCCGGCGTCCGCGCCCGCCTCTGCGCACGACAGCCGCGATGCCAGTACCGTGGAGGGTCTACTCGACCTGGGCAGGCAGGACATGGATCCCTCACGCCGCAACATCCTCGGAGCCTCGCTCTTCTCCGTAGCCCTCGCCGTTCCCGGCTGGCAGGACGTGGTGGGCCGGATGGAATCGACGGGGTCCGGTCAGGCGCAGCGGATCGGAATGGCCGACGTCGATTCGGTGGTCGCCATGACCGAGCGGCTTTCGGACCTGGACGACGAGTTCGGCGGTCGGTACGCGCGCCCGATGGCCGCTGCGTTCCTGGTGAACATCGTCGCCCCCTACCTGAAGGCGACTGCACCCGAGAACGTGCGCAGGGCCATGATGTCCGCCGCTTCGTTCCTCTGTTACCTGACCGGCTGGATGGCCGTGGACGAGGGACTGCACGGCACTGCCCAGCAGTACTACACCAGGGGCCTAAAGCTTGCCGGTGCCAGCCACGACCACCTGACCTACTGCCACATCATGCGCGGCATGTCCGTCCAGTCGGTGGACTTGGGGCACGGCCCGACAGCCGTGAAGTGGGCGGAAGCCGCGAGCGAGGCGTCACCCGCGGCGGGGCCGAGGATGGCCGCCTTCATGTCCGGCCAACAGGCCCACTCCTACGCCGTGGCGGGCGAGCGCCACAACGCGCTCAACAGCATCCGCAGGACCGAGGTGTCGATGAGCCGGGCGGAGAGTCAGTCCCGGACCTTCGGCGGATACAGCCCCGCCACGCTCGCCTACCACACCGCACAGGTCAGGTACGCACTCGGCGACGTGGCAGGCAGTGTCGAATCGCTGCAACTCCACTTCCGCCTACGCGAGCCCGCGAACGAGTCGCACCGCAGCGGCATGCGGTTCACCTCGATGCTGGCCAAGCGGCAACTGGCCCTCGGGCACCTGGACGCAGCGTGCGCCACCTGGAACGAGGTCCTCGACGACTATCCGTCGATCCAGTCCGGACGGGTGGACGAGCACCTCAGGGAAATGGCCCGGTCCCTCCGCCCCCACACCAAGAACGCGACCGCCCGCCACCTCTACGAAAGGGCCCGCGTCGTCGCCCCCGCCCTCTTCGACGCGCAGAGGCCCACCACCTGA
- a CDS encoding VOC family protein: MAVTGPDFVSLQVRDLERSAAFYERYLGLKRSDAGPPHAVVFDTKPVAFAVRDVVAGVDLDALAQPGQGMALWLHAPDAQDIHDALAAAGTTIVAAPVDGPFGRTFTFADPDGYQVTLHDRG; this comes from the coding sequence ATGGCCGTCACCGGACCCGACTTCGTTTCCCTACAGGTGCGCGACCTGGAGCGCTCCGCCGCGTTCTACGAGCGGTACCTGGGGCTGAAGCGCTCCGACGCGGGGCCGCCGCACGCCGTCGTGTTCGACACCAAGCCGGTCGCGTTCGCCGTCCGCGACGTGGTCGCGGGCGTCGACCTGGACGCGCTGGCGCAGCCGGGCCAGGGGATGGCGCTGTGGCTGCACGCCCCCGACGCGCAGGACATCCACGACGCGCTCGCCGCCGCCGGCACGACGATCGTCGCGGCGCCCGTGGACGGGCCGTTCGGCCGCACCTTCACGTTCGCGGACCCCGACGGATACCAGGTGACCCTCCACGACCGCGGCTGA
- a CDS encoding virginiamycin B lyase family protein, giving the protein MPSPPSVAITEFPVPDRAAGPYGITAGPDGALWFTLVHRGGIGRIATDGTLTVHPLEPASGGPSVITAGPDGALWFTEFRGHRIGRITTTGDRTSFRPPTPDCGPYGITAGPDDAPWFTEAGADRIGRITPAGQITEFPLPLAGAFPSAIAAGPDDRLWFTMNQANAIGALGRGGDVTVHPLPTPGGAPVGITAGADGACWFTEIGAGRIGRITPDGTIDEFALPDPAARPHAITAGTDGACWFTEWGADRVGRITPDGRIDEHDLPGPGSEPHGIVQGPDGALWTALEIGTIARLTTR; this is encoded by the coding sequence ATGCCGAGTCCTCCGTCCGTCGCGATCACCGAGTTCCCCGTCCCCGACCGGGCCGCCGGACCCTACGGCATCACCGCCGGACCGGACGGAGCACTGTGGTTCACGCTGGTCCACCGGGGAGGGATCGGCCGCATCGCCACCGACGGCACCCTCACCGTCCACCCGCTCGAACCGGCCTCCGGCGGGCCGTCGGTCATCACGGCGGGGCCCGACGGCGCGCTGTGGTTCACCGAGTTCCGCGGCCACCGGATCGGCCGCATCACCACGACCGGCGACCGCACGTCGTTCCGGCCCCCGACGCCGGACTGCGGCCCCTACGGCATCACCGCCGGCCCCGACGACGCGCCGTGGTTCACCGAGGCCGGAGCCGACCGGATCGGCCGCATCACCCCCGCCGGGCAGATCACGGAGTTCCCCCTCCCGCTCGCGGGCGCCTTCCCGTCAGCCATCGCCGCCGGCCCGGACGACCGGCTGTGGTTCACGATGAACCAGGCGAACGCGATCGGCGCCCTCGGACGCGGCGGCGACGTCACCGTGCACCCGCTGCCCACCCCGGGCGGCGCTCCGGTCGGCATCACGGCCGGCGCCGACGGAGCCTGCTGGTTCACCGAGATCGGCGCCGGCCGGATCGGGCGGATCACGCCGGACGGGACGATCGACGAGTTCGCCCTGCCCGACCCCGCGGCACGCCCGCACGCCATCACGGCCGGCACCGACGGAGCCTGCTGGTTCACCGAGTGGGGAGCCGACCGCGTCGGCCGGATCACGCCCGACGGCCGGATCGACGAGCACGACCTCCCGGGCCCGGGGTCGGAACCACACGGCATCGTGCAAGGGCCCGACGGCGCGCTGTGGACCGCTCTGGAGATCGGGACGATCGCCCGCCTCACGACACGCTGA
- a CDS encoding MarR family winged helix-turn-helix transcriptional regulator — MSQGEPGIELDTSLGYMLKAASSALHSALEAVLSPLGMTITHYSCLELLSQRPGLSNSELARGTFVTRQSMNVLLKALEQQGLVTRAARAPVGRALPTELTADGRRQLETASAAVRRVEQAMLADLDTGEQDQMRRLLTTCIASLTGRD; from the coding sequence ATGAGTCAAGGCGAGCCCGGGATCGAGCTGGACACTTCGCTGGGGTACATGCTGAAAGCGGCCTCCAGCGCCCTGCACTCCGCCCTGGAGGCGGTGCTGAGCCCGCTCGGCATGACGATCACGCACTACTCGTGCCTGGAACTGCTGTCCCAGCGCCCCGGGCTGTCGAACTCCGAGCTCGCCCGAGGCACCTTCGTCACCCGGCAGTCGATGAACGTGCTCCTGAAGGCCCTCGAACAGCAGGGGCTCGTCACCCGCGCGGCACGGGCGCCGGTGGGCAGGGCCCTGCCCACCGAACTCACCGCCGACGGGCGCCGCCAACTCGAAACGGCCAGCGCCGCCGTGCGCCGCGTCGAGCAGGCCATGCTGGCCGACCTGGACACCGGCGAACAGGACCAGATGCGGCGCCTGCTCACCACGTGCATCGCCTCCCTGACCGGGCGCGACTAG